A genomic stretch from Cellulomonas sp. KRMCY2 includes:
- a CDS encoding nuclear transport factor 2 family protein, whose translation MTTTRTPEEVFAHHGQTLGAEDLEGIISDYADDAILIVQAKVYRGKDGARQVFTQLLSDVPQAQWELETAFADDVLYLGWKAAGGGRKVDNGVDTFIFADGMIRVQTVVYTVQPV comes from the coding sequence ATGACCACCACAAGGACCCCCGAAGAGGTCTTCGCGCACCACGGTCAGACTCTGGGCGCCGAAGACCTCGAGGGCATCATCTCCGACTACGCGGACGACGCGATCCTCATCGTCCAGGCGAAGGTGTACCGCGGCAAGGACGGCGCCCGCCAGGTCTTCACCCAGCTGCTCAGCGATGTCCCGCAGGCGCAGTGGGAGCTCGAGACCGCTTTCGCCGACGACGTGCTCTACCTGGGCTGGAAGGCGGCCGGCGGCGGCCGCAAGGTCGACAACGGCGTCGACACGTTCATCTTCGCCGACGGCATGATCCGGGTGCAGACGGTCGTGTACACCGTCCAGCCCGTTTGA
- a CDS encoding acyl-CoA dehydrogenase family protein yields the protein MGSSTVHQPATSGERKAREVAEAARETEWSRPSFAKGLYLGEFDLSLIHPYPLPDPDEVARGDAFLRTLGDYCRTLDGSRIEREDHIPDEYLAGLRELGAFGMKIPRRYGGLGLSLVHYGRALMLVSTAHPSLGALLSAHQSIGVPEPVRMFGTEEQKQEYLPRCAQGAISAFLLTEPDVGSDPARMGSTATPAADGDAYLLDGVKLWTTNGPIAELLVVMATVPPHDGGRGGITAFVVEADAPGITVENRNAFMGLKGMENGVTHFHQVRVPAANRIGREGQGLKIALTTLNTGRLSIPAICAGGSKWALTIARQWSTERVQWGRPVGEHEAVGTKVAFIAATTFALESVFELSAALADAGQKDVRIEAALAKLWSSEMAYRVADELVQIRGGRGYETADSLAARGERAVPAEQLLRDMRINRIFEGSSEIMRLLIAREAVDAHLAAAGELASRDADLRAKARAAAHASGFYARWLPKLAVGKGARPGAYGELGRLARHVRYVERSSRTLARRTFYAMARWQAGLDRKQVLLGRIVDIGAELFAMSAVCARAESLRAQNPADGSSAVRLADVFCEQSRHRVDELFRQLRNNTDRPDRALARAVLKGDVRWLEDGVIDASEGTGPWISAPSPGPSTRANVRRRYR from the coding sequence ATGGGCAGCAGCACCGTGCACCAGCCCGCGACGTCGGGCGAGCGCAAGGCCCGGGAGGTCGCCGAGGCGGCCAGGGAGACCGAGTGGAGCCGGCCCAGCTTCGCCAAGGGGCTGTACCTCGGTGAGTTCGACCTCTCGCTCATCCATCCGTATCCGCTGCCGGACCCTGACGAGGTCGCCCGCGGCGACGCGTTCCTCAGGACGCTCGGCGACTACTGCCGGACGCTCGACGGCAGCCGGATCGAGCGCGAGGACCACATCCCCGACGAGTACCTCGCCGGTCTGCGCGAGCTCGGCGCCTTCGGCATGAAGATCCCGCGCCGGTACGGCGGGCTCGGGCTCTCGCTCGTCCACTACGGCAGGGCCCTCATGCTGGTCAGCACGGCGCACCCGAGCCTCGGCGCGCTGCTCTCCGCGCACCAGTCGATCGGCGTGCCCGAGCCGGTGCGCATGTTCGGCACCGAGGAGCAGAAGCAGGAGTACCTGCCCCGGTGCGCGCAGGGCGCCATCTCGGCCTTCCTGCTGACCGAGCCCGACGTCGGCTCCGACCCGGCGCGGATGGGTTCGACCGCGACGCCCGCGGCCGACGGCGACGCCTACCTCCTCGACGGCGTGAAGCTCTGGACGACGAACGGCCCCATCGCCGAGCTGCTGGTGGTCATGGCCACCGTGCCCCCGCACGACGGCGGTCGGGGCGGGATCACCGCCTTCGTCGTCGAGGCGGACGCGCCGGGGATCACGGTCGAGAACCGCAACGCCTTCATGGGCCTCAAGGGCATGGAGAACGGCGTCACCCACTTCCACCAGGTCCGGGTGCCGGCCGCGAACCGGATCGGCCGGGAGGGGCAAGGGCTCAAGATCGCACTGACGACGCTCAACACCGGGCGACTGTCGATCCCGGCGATCTGCGCGGGCGGCTCCAAGTGGGCGCTGACGATCGCGCGCCAGTGGTCGACCGAACGGGTCCAGTGGGGCCGGCCCGTCGGCGAGCACGAGGCGGTCGGCACGAAGGTCGCGTTCATCGCCGCGACGACGTTCGCCCTGGAGTCCGTGTTCGAGCTCTCGGCAGCCCTGGCGGACGCCGGGCAGAAGGACGTCCGGATCGAGGCCGCGCTGGCCAAGCTCTGGTCGAGCGAGATGGCCTACCGGGTCGCCGACGAGCTCGTGCAGATCCGGGGCGGTCGCGGCTACGAGACGGCCGACTCGCTCGCCGCCCGTGGTGAGCGTGCGGTGCCCGCCGAGCAGCTCCTGCGGGACATGCGGATCAACCGCATCTTCGAGGGGTCGTCCGAGATCATGCGACTCCTCATCGCGCGCGAGGCGGTCGACGCGCACCTGGCGGCCGCCGGTGAGCTCGCCTCCCGGGACGCCGACCTCCGCGCCAAGGCGAGGGCGGCGGCCCACGCCAGCGGCTTCTACGCCCGGTGGCTGCCGAAGCTCGCCGTCGGCAAGGGCGCACGGCCCGGGGCGTACGGCGAGCTCGGGCGGCTGGCGCGCCACGTCCGCTACGTCGAGCGGTCCTCGCGGACCCTGGCCCGCCGTACGTTCTACGCGATGGCCCGCTGGCAGGCGGGTCTGGACCGCAAGCAGGTGCTCCTCGGCCGCATCGTCGACATCGGCGCCGAGCTCTTCGCGATGTCAGCGGTCTGCGCGCGTGCCGAGTCCCTGCGAGCGCAGAACCCTGCCGACGGCAGCTCCGCCGTCCGGCTCGCCGACGTCTTCTGCGAGCAGTCCCGGCACCGGGTGGACGAGCTCTTCCGACAGCTCCGGAACAACACCGACCGGCCGGACCGCGCCCTGGCCAGGGCCGTGCTCAAGGGTGACGTGCGTTGGCTGGAGGACGGCGTCATCGACGCCTCCGAGGGCACCGGGCCGTGGATCTCCGCCCCGTCGCCCGGCCCGTCGACGAGGGCGAACGTCCGCCGCCGGTACCGCTGA
- a CDS encoding bifunctional diguanylate cyclase/phosphodiesterase, with product MSAEQAGGGSWRPAEGDDPRRASVPLRLQVLEPLTGLALAGHGLAVQVVADGRSVSPITGAAALLVVLGVAGLLGWRGSWAVAARAGAVLVLGYVLMALRQEGSGYFLLWYFVIVAVYPLVLPRQVSRLVAVVVPVAYLTLVPLGASDGPLPVALLRAVSLAGIAVFVHTAATAYRDAVGDRDRALALLDTYTEATPVGLGFWDVDLRYRRLNTALAGLSGLPAALHLGQLAADIPTGVPALALNLRRVLRSGTPVQDVELTSGDRVWTSSYFPVRVGGTLLGVGGVVTEISERRQAARALAHSTTHDALTGLPNRVLFSDRLGVALAHAARDRELVAVLFCDVDRFKVVNDSLGHAAGDDLLRVVAERLAGVIRRGDTVARLGGDEFALLCTEIADVEAARAVGEQVCAALREPMRVGDRLIVSTMSVGVMVGEVGDIDAAGLLRDADVAMYQAKDAGRDQVAVFDPRLRSSASERFEFHGALRRAVEGGEITVAYQPVLRLDGPRLGPGGRSRDVVGVEALARWSRPGYGDVAPAIFIPLAEELGLIHSLGEQVLRTACTTILRWRAETGRPLTVAVNLSALQLAGTGCLDLVGAVLDDVGLPASALQLEITESVLMVDVEHSLGRLGELRDLGVRLAIDDFGTGYSSLAYLRDLPVDILKIDRSFTSRLPEDAAMFAFIVDLARAIGATTVVEGVETSEQLDLVTRAGCDQAQGFYLSRPLSPDAAAHYLRSSGS from the coding sequence ATGTCCGCGGAGCAGGCAGGGGGCGGTTCTTGGCGCCCGGCAGAGGGGGATGACCCACGCCGCGCGAGCGTTCCGTTGCGCCTGCAGGTCCTCGAACCGCTGACCGGCCTGGCGCTCGCCGGGCACGGGCTCGCCGTCCAGGTCGTGGCCGACGGCCGATCCGTCTCACCCATCACCGGGGCGGCGGCCCTGCTCGTCGTGCTGGGCGTGGCGGGCCTGCTCGGCTGGCGCGGATCGTGGGCGGTCGCCGCCCGCGCGGGTGCTGTCCTCGTGCTCGGCTACGTCCTGATGGCCCTGCGCCAGGAGGGCAGCGGCTACTTCCTGCTGTGGTACTTCGTGATCGTCGCGGTGTACCCGCTGGTCCTGCCACGCCAGGTCAGCCGCCTGGTCGCGGTCGTCGTCCCGGTCGCCTACCTCACCCTCGTGCCCCTCGGGGCGTCCGACGGCCCGCTCCCGGTCGCCCTCCTGCGTGCGGTCTCGCTCGCAGGCATCGCGGTGTTCGTGCACACGGCGGCCACCGCCTACCGGGACGCCGTCGGGGACCGGGACAGAGCGCTCGCACTGCTCGACACCTACACCGAGGCCACGCCGGTGGGCCTGGGGTTCTGGGACGTCGACCTGAGGTACCGCAGGCTCAACACGGCCCTCGCCGGGCTCTCCGGGCTGCCGGCTGCGCTGCACCTCGGTCAGCTCGCGGCCGACATCCCGACCGGCGTGCCGGCACTGGCGCTCAATCTGCGACGGGTGCTCCGGTCGGGCACCCCGGTCCAGGACGTCGAGCTGACCTCCGGTGATCGGGTGTGGACGTCGAGCTACTTCCCGGTGCGCGTCGGCGGCACGCTCCTCGGCGTCGGCGGGGTCGTCACCGAGATCTCCGAGCGGCGTCAGGCTGCGCGTGCTCTGGCCCACTCGACGACGCACGACGCCCTGACGGGCCTGCCCAACCGGGTGCTCTTCAGCGACCGGCTCGGGGTCGCCCTGGCGCACGCCGCGCGCGACCGGGAGCTGGTCGCGGTCCTGTTCTGCGACGTCGACCGGTTCAAGGTCGTCAACGACTCGCTCGGCCACGCAGCCGGGGACGACCTGCTGCGCGTGGTGGCCGAGCGGCTGGCCGGAGTGATCCGCAGGGGCGACACGGTGGCGCGGCTCGGCGGGGACGAGTTCGCCCTCCTGTGCACCGAGATCGCCGACGTCGAGGCGGCAAGGGCCGTCGGAGAGCAGGTCTGCGCGGCCCTGCGCGAGCCGATGCGGGTCGGCGACCGGCTCATCGTCTCGACGATGTCGGTGGGAGTGATGGTCGGCGAGGTCGGCGACATCGATGCCGCCGGTCTGCTGCGCGACGCCGACGTCGCGATGTACCAGGCGAAGGACGCCGGGCGTGACCAGGTGGCGGTCTTCGACCCGCGGCTGCGCAGCAGCGCGAGCGAGCGGTTCGAGTTCCACGGCGCCCTGCGTCGCGCCGTCGAGGGGGGCGAGATCACCGTGGCCTACCAGCCGGTCCTGCGCCTGGACGGCCCGCGGCTCGGTCCGGGTGGCCGATCGCGGGACGTCGTCGGCGTGGAGGCCCTGGCGCGGTGGAGCCGGCCGGGGTACGGCGACGTGGCCCCCGCGATCTTCATCCCACTGGCCGAGGAGCTCGGACTGATCCACTCCCTCGGTGAGCAGGTGCTGCGCACGGCCTGCACCACGATCCTGCGATGGCGGGCGGAGACCGGGCGGCCGCTGACCGTGGCGGTGAACCTCTCGGCCCTCCAGCTGGCGGGCACGGGGTGCCTCGACCTCGTCGGGGCCGTGCTGGACGACGTGGGTCTGCCGGCCTCGGCCCTCCAGCTGGAGATCACCGAGAGCGTGCTGATGGTCGACGTCGAGCACAGCCTGGGACGGCTCGGCGAGCTGCGTGACCTCGGGGTGAGGCTGGCGATCGACGACTTCGGCACCGGGTACAGCTCGCTGGCGTACCTGCGTGACCTGCCTGTCGACATCCTGAAGATCGACCGGTCGTTCACCAGCCGGCTGCCCGAGGACGCGGCGATGTTCGCGTTCATCGTCGACCTGGCACGGGCCATCGGTGCGACGACGGTGGTGGAGGGCGTCGAGACCAGCGAGCAGCTCGACCTCGTCACGCGGGCGGGGTGCGACCAGGCGCAGGGCTTCTACCTCAGCCGGCCGTTGTCGCCCGACGCGGCGGCGCACTACCTGCGCAGCTCGGGGTCCTGA
- a CDS encoding NAD(P)-dependent alcohol dehydrogenase — translation MKAVRLHRYEVRPVVEDVAEPVVTHPLDVVVRVGGAGLCRTDLHIVEGQWAPKSNVALPYTLGHENAGWVHAVGSAVEHLKPGDAVILHPLVTCGFCRACRAGDDVHCEAQAFPGIDSDGGMAELIKTSARSVVKLRPGVEPAAVAALADAGLTAYHAVKKALPLLHPGSTCVVTGAGGLGHLGIQCLRAMSATRIVVLDRNEEALALARGWGADETVVVDGSHVDRVLELTDGKGAEVVLDFVGERGAERDAWTMTRRAGSDFVIGYGGTVDVPTIDVISTERNVIGNLVGSYNDLVELMALAADGRVEMLTHTYPLDAVNDAMDDLEAGRLRGRGILVPATSGG, via the coding sequence ATGAAGGCGGTTCGGCTGCATCGGTACGAGGTGCGACCTGTGGTCGAGGACGTCGCGGAGCCCGTGGTCACCCACCCCCTCGACGTGGTGGTCAGGGTCGGCGGCGCCGGTCTGTGCCGCACCGACCTGCACATCGTCGAGGGGCAGTGGGCGCCCAAGAGCAACGTGGCGCTGCCGTACACGCTCGGGCACGAGAATGCGGGCTGGGTGCACGCCGTCGGCTCGGCGGTCGAGCACCTGAAGCCCGGCGACGCGGTGATCCTGCACCCGCTGGTGACCTGCGGCTTCTGCCGGGCGTGCCGGGCCGGGGACGACGTGCACTGCGAGGCGCAGGCGTTCCCGGGCATCGACTCGGACGGCGGCATGGCCGAGCTGATCAAGACGTCCGCGCGTTCGGTGGTCAAGCTGCGTCCTGGTGTCGAACCCGCGGCGGTCGCCGCACTGGCCGATGCCGGACTCACCGCGTACCACGCGGTCAAGAAGGCTCTACCGCTGCTGCATCCGGGCAGCACGTGCGTCGTGACCGGAGCCGGTGGCCTCGGTCACCTCGGGATCCAGTGCCTGCGGGCGATGAGCGCCACGCGGATCGTGGTGCTCGACCGGAACGAGGAGGCGCTGGCCCTCGCGCGTGGCTGGGGTGCGGACGAGACCGTCGTGGTGGACGGCTCGCACGTCGACCGGGTGCTCGAGCTGACCGACGGCAAGGGGGCCGAGGTCGTGCTCGACTTCGTCGGGGAGCGCGGGGCCGAACGTGACGCGTGGACGATGACGCGACGCGCAGGTAGCGACTTCGTGATCGGGTACGGCGGGACCGTGGACGTCCCGACGATCGACGTGATCTCGACCGAGCGCAACGTGATCGGCAACCTCGTCGGCAGCTACAACGACCTCGTCGAGCTGATGGCTCTCGCCGCCGACGGCCGGGTCGAGATGCTCACGCACACCTATCCGCTCGACGCGGTCAACGATGCGATGGACGACCTCGAGGCGGGGCGGCTGCGCGGCCGCGGAATCCTGGTCCCGGCGACGTCCGGTGGCTGA
- a CDS encoding sensor domain-containing diguanylate cyclase, which yields MGATDDGRSGDPAVLGVPTDAEHAPADERTPADEHADHAEVVRVQAERLAQLEAIIELAPLGIGIVDLEGRTPLTNQTLRRLLGYTAEEFARMPFSEFSHPADNPENMRLFARLTAGEIERFGLEKRFVRKDGTHLWTYLTVSLVRDGSGRPEYAIGMTQDISDRKTLEEQLRAAEAHYRLLVERVPAVVYTAEVGAAGRWHYVSPQIEQLLGFTVEEWTAVEGLWFDRIVDEDRAEALAAEERIDPSENPPHGVTYRLRHRDGHIVWVHDVAVARAGRGGGSVLNGVLLDVTYEKVLEEALAQQAILDPLTGLVNRAHFRERVDQALAASREDGSPVAMLFIDLDGFKTVNDTLGHGSGDDVLAIVAGRLASAAPDECMLARLGGDEFAMLVEGAWTGRLPELADRLLEALVEPVRVRDRAVRVGASIGGTLAGPADTTDTLLHNADQAMYRAKSAGGSRFLRHEE from the coding sequence ATGGGCGCAACGGACGACGGGCGCAGCGGAGACCCCGCGGTCCTCGGCGTGCCCACGGACGCCGAGCACGCCCCCGCCGACGAGCGCACCCCCGCCGACGAGCACGCCGACCACGCCGAGGTCGTCCGGGTGCAGGCGGAGCGCCTCGCCCAGCTCGAGGCGATCATCGAGCTCGCCCCGCTGGGCATCGGGATCGTCGACCTCGAGGGACGCACCCCGCTGACCAACCAGACCCTGCGCCGGCTCCTGGGCTACACCGCCGAGGAGTTCGCGCGGATGCCCTTCAGCGAGTTCTCCCACCCGGCCGACAACCCGGAGAACATGCGCCTCTTCGCGCGGCTCACGGCCGGGGAGATCGAGCGGTTCGGCCTGGAGAAGCGCTTCGTGCGCAAGGACGGCACGCACCTGTGGACCTATCTCACCGTCTCGCTGGTGCGGGACGGCAGCGGGCGCCCGGAATACGCCATCGGCATGACGCAGGACATCAGCGACCGCAAGACGCTCGAGGAGCAGCTGCGCGCTGCGGAGGCGCACTACCGGCTCCTGGTCGAGCGCGTGCCGGCGGTCGTCTACACGGCCGAGGTGGGCGCCGCGGGACGTTGGCACTACGTGAGCCCGCAGATCGAGCAGCTGCTCGGCTTCACCGTGGAGGAGTGGACTGCCGTCGAGGGCCTGTGGTTCGACCGCATCGTCGACGAGGACCGCGCGGAGGCGCTCGCGGCCGAGGAGCGGATCGACCCGTCCGAGAACCCGCCGCACGGCGTCACCTACCGGCTGCGCCACCGGGACGGCCACATCGTGTGGGTCCATGACGTGGCGGTCGCGAGAGCCGGACGTGGCGGCGGCAGCGTGCTCAACGGCGTCCTCCTCGACGTCACCTACGAGAAGGTGCTGGAGGAGGCGCTCGCTCAGCAGGCGATCCTCGACCCGCTGACCGGACTGGTGAACCGGGCCCACTTCCGTGAGCGCGTCGACCAGGCACTGGCCGCCTCGCGTGAGGACGGATCGCCGGTGGCGATGCTCTTCATCGACCTCGACGGGTTCAAGACCGTCAACGACACGCTGGGACACGGCTCGGGCGACGACGTGCTCGCGATCGTGGCCGGGCGCCTGGCTTCCGCCGCTCCCGACGAGTGCATGCTCGCGCGACTCGGGGGTGACGAGTTCGCGATGCTCGTCGAGGGTGCCTGGACAGGACGCCTCCCGGAGCTCGCCGACCGGCTGCTCGAGGCTCTCGTCGAACCGGTCCGGGTCCGGGACCGGGCGGTCCGCGTCGGCGCGAGCATCGGCGGCACGCTGGCCGGGCCGGCGGACACCACCGACACGCTCCTGCACAACGCCGACCAGGCGATGTACCGGGCGAAGTCCGCGGGTGGCAGCCGATTCCTCCGACACGAGGAGTGA
- a CDS encoding EAL and HDOD domain-containing protein — protein MGRQPIYDTSLDVMGHELLFRAEESSQEAGPGMGDAATTTVILNTFTAFGLDQLVGDRLAFVNVTRPFILGTMPMPFSPSVVVLEVVENVAIDAEVHAGVLQLAADGFAFALDDFLWDQHDRVPLLPYASYVKVDISQVAPDELGPTVARLGAYDALLVAERVETAEDLRMCQDLGFDLFQGYYLLRPETLSAVTLNPEHLACIKLLQKLADPAMTVEGIELLVQRDAALTYRVLHAANAAATGLRRRLTSVRDALVMLGTQRLRAWVILLVAADAGGGSPEQLTAAVVRARTCEILAPTLRLSADVAFTAGLLSRLDVVLGVPLPDVLGSLSLSDELGDALLRSSGPLGDLLTAVRSYEAGSTSPAIPSTPDLTDAYLAAVAWATRALADLQDPQPVH, from the coding sequence CGAGGAGTCGAGCCAGGAGGCCGGCCCCGGCATGGGCGACGCCGCCACCACGACAGTCATCCTCAACACGTTCACCGCCTTCGGGCTCGACCAGCTGGTCGGCGACCGGTTGGCGTTCGTCAACGTCACGCGACCGTTCATCCTCGGCACCATGCCCATGCCGTTCTCGCCGTCGGTCGTCGTCCTCGAGGTCGTCGAGAACGTGGCCATCGACGCGGAGGTCCACGCCGGCGTCCTGCAGCTCGCGGCCGACGGGTTCGCCTTCGCGCTGGACGACTTCCTCTGGGACCAGCACGACCGGGTGCCGCTTCTCCCGTACGCCTCGTACGTCAAGGTCGACATCAGCCAGGTCGCGCCCGACGAGCTGGGACCGACGGTCGCCCGCCTGGGTGCCTACGACGCTCTGCTCGTCGCTGAACGCGTGGAGACTGCCGAGGACCTGCGGATGTGCCAGGACCTGGGATTCGACCTCTTCCAGGGCTACTACCTGCTGCGTCCGGAGACCCTCTCGGCCGTCACCCTGAACCCTGAGCACCTGGCCTGCATCAAGCTGTTGCAGAAGCTCGCGGACCCGGCGATGACCGTCGAGGGCATCGAGCTGCTGGTGCAGCGGGACGCCGCGCTCACCTACCGGGTCCTGCATGCTGCGAATGCGGCCGCCACCGGCCTGCGCCGCAGGCTGACGTCCGTCCGTGACGCCCTGGTCATGCTCGGCACCCAGCGGCTGCGGGCCTGGGTGATCCTCCTGGTCGCCGCAGACGCGGGCGGAGGCAGCCCCGAACAGCTGACCGCCGCCGTCGTCCGCGCCCGGACCTGCGAGATCCTCGCCCCCACGCTCCGACTGAGCGCCGACGTGGCGTTCACCGCGGGACTGCTCAGCCGCCTGGACGTCGTCCTCGGGGTCCCGCTCCCCGACGTCCTGGGCAGCCTGTCCCTGTCCGACGAGCTGGGCGACGCCCTCCTGCGCTCGTCCGGACCGCTCGGGGACCTGCTCACCGCCGTACGGTCCTACGAGGCCGGGTCCACGTCCCCGGCGATCCCGTCCACACCGGACCTGACCGACGCCTACCTCGCCGCCGTCGCGTGGGCGACACGAGCCCTGGCCGACCTCCAGGATCCCCAGCCGGTCCACTGA